A genomic segment from bacterium encodes:
- the cysS gene encoding cysteine--tRNA ligase, whose product MTLRLFDTYTREVREFKPLNANQVGLYTCGPTVYDFAHLGNLRTYLFEDILRRVLECNGYAVKHVMNITDVGHLVSDADTGEDKMEKGARRTGKSAWQIAEEYTRVFQEDLQHLNILPPTIWCRATDHIREQIDTIRCIEAKGFTYRTSDGIYFDTSKLPDYGYLARLDIAGLQAGSRVEVGEKRNPTDFALWKFSPAGQQRQMEWDSPWGIGFPGWHIECSAMSEKYLGPFFDIHCGGEDHIPVHHTNEIAQTEACHGTRLANFWMHGYFLQLEDAKMAKSTGEFLRVQTLIDRGIDPLAYRMLCLGAHYRTKLNFTWESLEGAATALQRLRTTMHEWEASGVIDENYRRRFLEQINDDLNMPRALAVTWELVKSEVPSAAKKATLFEFDRVLGLRLADWQPKQETVSNEIMMLVEQRRLARSEKRWKDSDALRDQIKAAGWEIEDTPQGPKLRRQSSKV is encoded by the coding sequence ATGACCCTGCGCCTCTTCGACACCTATACCCGCGAAGTTCGTGAGTTCAAGCCGCTCAATGCGAATCAAGTCGGCTTGTACACCTGCGGCCCGACGGTTTATGACTTTGCCCACCTCGGCAACCTGCGCACCTACCTTTTCGAGGACATTCTGCGCCGCGTACTCGAATGCAACGGCTATGCGGTCAAACACGTGATGAACATCACCGACGTCGGCCATCTCGTCTCCGATGCCGACACCGGCGAAGATAAAATGGAAAAAGGCGCGCGCCGCACCGGCAAATCCGCCTGGCAAATCGCGGAAGAATACACGCGCGTTTTCCAGGAAGATTTGCAGCATCTCAATATTCTGCCGCCCACGATTTGGTGCCGCGCCACCGATCACATTCGCGAACAAATCGATACCATCCGCTGCATCGAAGCCAAGGGCTTCACCTATCGCACTTCGGACGGCATCTATTTCGACACCTCGAAACTGCCGGACTACGGCTATCTCGCGCGGTTGGACATCGCAGGCCTGCAGGCCGGCAGCCGCGTCGAAGTCGGCGAAAAACGCAATCCCACCGATTTTGCCTTGTGGAAATTTAGTCCGGCGGGTCAGCAGCGCCAGATGGAATGGGACAGCCCCTGGGGCATTGGCTTTCCGGGCTGGCACATCGAGTGCTCGGCGATGTCGGAAAAATACCTCGGCCCGTTTTTCGACATTCACTGCGGCGGCGAAGATCATATTCCGGTGCATCACACCAACGAGATCGCGCAAACCGAAGCCTGCCACGGCACGCGTCTCGCCAACTTCTGGATGCACGGCTACTTCCTGCAGCTCGAGGACGCCAAGATGGCAAAATCCACCGGCGAATTTCTGCGGGTGCAGACGCTGATCGACCGCGGCATCGATCCGCTGGCGTATCGCATGTTGTGCCTGGGCGCACACTACCGCACCAAACTGAATTTCACCTGGGAGAGCCTGGAAGGCGCGGCCACGGCCCTGCAGCGCTTGCGCACCACGATGCATGAGTGGGAGGCGTCCGGCGTCATCGATGAAAACTATCGCCGCAGATTTCTCGAGCAGATCAATGACGATTTGAACATGCCGCGTGCGCTTGCGGTCACCTGGGAACTGGTGAAGAGCGAGGTGCCCTCTGCTGCCAAGAAGGCGACGCTGTTTGAATTCGATCGCGTGCTGGGGCTGCGCCTGGCAGACTGGCAGCCGAAGCAAGAAACCGTGTCAAACGAAATCATGATGCTCGTGGAGCAGCGACGGCTCGCGCGCAGCGAAAAACGCTGGAAGGATTCCGATGCCTTGCGCGACCAAATCAAGGCAGCGGGCTGGGAGATTGAAGACACGCCGCAAGGGCCGAAACTGCGCCGGCAATCATCCAAAGTCTGA